Proteins from a single region of Rhipicephalus sanguineus isolate Rsan-2018 chromosome 5, BIME_Rsan_1.4, whole genome shotgun sequence:
- the LOC119393389 gene encoding uncharacterized protein LOC119393389 isoform X2 yields MERCPNEGCQKELSETERKEHSETCHVTGDKEKSVDPKGKGAPRKKAKSGSTNADAELKELRKLLNAAMKEIAELKLSQSILERKTAALLRRTGASFVWCLESYRRLRRHAISRREDCLSEPIFFGLAGCKFRLQVNLYGVAGGAGTHMAFFVQFKVVDLARMDSCCVKKTRCLIRVASQREGVDHVDHTFDFCVSGQDRRRSTSRPLHMWNTLFGREKFILFEELEDQRVGYVVDDMLILEFHVID; encoded by the exons GAACACTCCGAGACCTGCCATGTCACGGGCGACAAAGAA AAATCGGTCGACCCAAAAGGTAAAGGCGCGCCGAGGAAAAAGGCGAAAAGTGGCAGCACGAATGCGGACGCCGAACTCAAAGAACTGCGGAAACTACTGAACGCTGCGATGAAGGAAATAGCCGAGCTGAAGCTTTCTCAG AGCATTCTGGAGAGGAAGACGGCAGCGCTACTGCGTCGAACTGGAGCGTCGTTCGTCTGGTGCTTGGAGTCGTACCGGCGACTTCGCCGGCATGCGATCTCGCGCCGCGAAGACTGTCTCAGTGAGCCGATCTTCTTCGGCCTGGCCGGCTGCAAGTTTCGGCTGCAGGTTAACCTGTACGGCGTCGCAGGCGGTGCTGGAACCCACATGGCCTTCTTCGTCCAGTTCAAGGTCGTCGACCTGGCCAGGATGGACAGTTGCTGCGTGAAGAAAACTAGG TGCCTGATACGAGTGGCGTCCCAACGAGAGGGCGTCGACCACGTCGACCACACGTTTGACTTCTGCGTCTCGGGCCAGGACCGTCGCCGCTCCACGAGCCGTCCGCTGCACATGTGGAACACGCTCTTTGGTCGCGAGAAGTTTATCCTCTTCGAAGAACTCGAAGACCAGCGTGTTGGATACGTCGTCGACGACATGCTGATCCTGGAATTTCACGTTATAGActga